In the Dioscorea cayenensis subsp. rotundata cultivar TDr96_F1 chromosome 12, TDr96_F1_v2_PseudoChromosome.rev07_lg8_w22 25.fasta, whole genome shotgun sequence genome, one interval contains:
- the LOC120273164 gene encoding uncharacterized protein LOC120273164, with amino-acid sequence MEVEYHTRLTAVLDVTRFLLKQGLPFRGHDESLSSLNKGNFLELLEWYSLRNDKVFRVVNQNAPANNQMTSPKIQKELANACATEITCAIVDDIGDKYFSLMIDEARDVSVKEQMGVVLRYVSKNGYVIERFLAMLQLVIVAVAKDNRIVSDFFQYVTMIVNTAGASCKRKDQLRQHHHDKLVEQLEKVEIASGRGQNQESSLARPGDTRWGSHYTTILRLISMWTSVLNVLQNVHDDGASNDNRGIAATVKAQLQDLRETGWEAFLEQVRSFCEGNSIPVPNMEDHMRIRGRSRWEGQVITHFHHYRVEIFCEVIDLIAQEMQNRFPETSTELLLLLSCLDPRDSFSKFNIHKLLRLAELYPEDFTMTERMMLEDQLATFIYDVLHDPDFINVGDLGGFARKMVETGKHIIFPLIYRLIELALVLPVVTATVERVFSAMNIVKTDLRNKMGDEWMNDSLVVYIEREVFATIDNEAILQRFQKMQTRRMQLPPLSLTHMPHISSTNAGIGSSSSMHK; translated from the exons ATGGAGGTTGAATATCATACTCGTTTAACAGCTGTTTTAGATGTGACGCGTTTTCTATTGAAGCAAGGTTTGCCTTTCCGTGGACATGATGAGTCCTTGAGCTCCTTGAACAAGGGTAATTTCCTTGAGCTACTCGAGTGGTATAGCCTGCGGAATGATAAGGTTTTTAGGGTGGTTAATCAAAATGCTCCAGcaaataatcaaatgacttcGCCGAAAATTCAGAAGGAGTTAGCAAATGCTTGTGCAACAGAGATTACATGTGCTATTGTTGATGATATAGGAGATaagtatttttctcttatgATTGATGAAGCCCGGGATGTGTCAGTGAAGGAGCAAATGGGAGTTGTTTTGCGCTATGTGAGTAAGAATGGGTATGTGATAGAGAGGTTTCTTGCTATG CTCCAATTAGTGATTGTTGCTGTTGCTAAAGACAATCGAATTGTGagtgatttttttcaatatgttaCTATGATTGTTAACACGGCGGGGGCATCTTGCAAAAGGAAAGACCAACTTCGGCAACATCACCATGACAAGTTAGTTGAGCAATTGGAGAAGGTAGAGATAGCCAGTGGTAGAGGACAAAATCAAGAATCCAGTTTAGCAAGACCGGGTGATACTCGTTGGGGATCGCATTACACTACCATTCTCCGGTTAATCTCAATGTGGACTTCAGTGTTAAATGTCCTTCAAAATGTGCATGATGATGGTGCTTCTAATGACAATAGAGGCATAGCGgcaa CTGTAAAGGCTCAGCTTCAAGACTTAAGGGAGACAGGATGGGAGGCATTTTTGGAGCAAGTTAGATCTTTTTGTGAAGGAAACTCTATCCCGGTGCCTAATATGGAGGATCATATGCGAATCCGTGGTCGTTCTAGATGGGAAGGGCAAGTCATTACTCATTTTCACCATTACCGCGTTGAAATTTTCTGTGAG GTCATTGATTTGATTGCACAAGAAATGCAAAACCGCTTCCCAGAAACTAGCACAGAGTTACTTCTTCTTCTGTCATGCCTTGATCCAAGGGACTCATTCTCCAAATTCAACATCCATAAGCTACTTCGTCTTGCAGAACTTTATCCCGAAGATTTCACAATGACTGAACGCATGATGCTTGAGGATCAACTTGCTACTTTTATTTATGATGTGCTGCATGATCcagattttataaatgttggggACTTAGGAGGTTTTGCTAGGAAGATGGTTGAGACAggtaaacatattatttttccaCTAATTTATCGCCTTATCGAGTTGGCATTGGTTTTACCAGTTGTGACAGCTACTGTTGAGAGGGTGTTTTCGGCGatgaatattgtgaaaactGACTTACGTAATAAAATGGGAGACGAGTGGATGAATGATAGCTTGGTTGTCTATATTGAGCGGGAGGTTTTTGCAACTATAGACAATGAAGCAATTCTACAACGTTTTCAGAAAATGCAAACTCGGCGGATGCAGTTACCTCCTCTTAGTCTGACCCACATGCCTCACATTTCTAGCACTAACGCTGGCATCGGCTCTAGTTCAAGCATGCATAAATAG